One part of the Desulfonema ishimotonii genome encodes these proteins:
- the aroA gene encoding 3-phosphoshikimate 1-carboxyvinyltransferase, producing the protein MIEIKPQNIINTTVTVPGSKSYTHRILIASALSDGPCTVRNMLRSEDTLLTLATLKQMGVRAEEKEDRLILHGTGGRLSACDEIYLANSGTSMRLLTAVAALAEGTTVLTGTERMQERPISDLLDALNQMDVPARSLTGSGCPPVEVRGGNLNGGSVALKCGISSQYLSGMLLIAPYTRNGLEIKIVEGPVSKPYVDMTVEVMQRLGVTVERSEYDLFFVPGNQLYRAGDYTVEADVSNASYFWAAAAVTGGTVRVRGISADSGQGDIRLLDCLERMGCRVIREKSGITVIGGPLSAIDADMADMPDMVPTLAVVAAFAEGTTEIRNVAHLKAKECDRLAAVATELSKMGIDARCTESGLIITGGKPHGAEIDTYDDHRIAMCFSVAGLKVSDIFIKDEMCVKKSFPNYWEVFETLYG; encoded by the coding sequence ATGATTGAGATCAAACCACAAAATATCATAAATACAACGGTCACGGTTCCGGGCTCCAAAAGCTACACCCACCGCATTCTGATCGCATCGGCCCTGTCAGACGGCCCCTGTACCGTCAGAAACATGCTGAGAAGCGAGGACACGCTGCTGACCCTGGCCACGCTGAAACAGATGGGCGTGAGGGCGGAAGAAAAAGAGGATCGGCTGATCCTTCACGGAACCGGGGGCAGGCTCAGCGCCTGCGACGAAATTTACCTTGCCAACTCCGGCACCTCCATGCGCCTGCTCACGGCAGTGGCCGCCCTTGCGGAGGGCACAACCGTGCTGACCGGCACGGAGCGGATGCAGGAGCGGCCCATCAGCGACCTCCTGGACGCCCTCAACCAGATGGATGTCCCGGCCCGCTCCCTCACCGGCAGCGGATGCCCGCCGGTCGAAGTCCGGGGCGGCAACCTGAACGGCGGAAGCGTGGCGCTGAAATGCGGGATCAGCAGCCAGTATCTTTCCGGGATGTTGCTCATCGCGCCATACACCCGAAACGGACTTGAAATAAAAATAGTTGAGGGACCGGTTTCAAAGCCTTATGTTGATATGACTGTTGAGGTGATGCAGCGGCTGGGCGTGACCGTCGAGCGAAGTGAATACGACCTTTTCTTCGTTCCCGGAAACCAATTATACCGGGCGGGCGACTATACCGTAGAGGCGGACGTGTCCAATGCCAGTTACTTCTGGGCCGCCGCCGCCGTCACCGGTGGCACGGTCCGGGTCCGGGGCATATCCGCAGACTCCGGCCAGGGCGACATCCGCCTGCTCGACTGCCTTGAGCGGATGGGGTGCCGCGTTATCCGGGAAAAGAGCGGCATTACCGTCATCGGCGGCCCGCTGTCCGCCATTGATGCGGACATGGCCGATATGCCGGACATGGTCCCGACCCTGGCGGTCGTGGCAGCCTTTGCCGAAGGGACCACGGAGATCAGAAACGTGGCCCATCTGAAGGCCAAGGAATGTGACCGCCTGGCCGCCGTTGCCACCGAACTTTCCAAAATGGGGATCGACGCCCGATGCACCGAGAGCGGGCTGATCATCACAGGCGGAAAGCCCCACGGTGCTGAGATCGACACCTATGACGATCACCGCATCGCCATGTGCTTTTCCGTTGCAGGCCTGAAGGTTTCCGACATTTTCATCAAAGATGAAATGTGTGTGAAAAAATCCTTTCCCAACTACTGGGAGGTTTTTGAAACACTGTACGGATAG
- a CDS encoding shikimate dehydrogenase: MNINTRTSLYGVFGNPVSHSLSPAMHNAAFRQVGHDGVYLAFEIREIEAGITAVRALNIRGVSVTIPHKISIMPLLDHLDPMARKIGAVNTVVNQDGVLTGYNSDGLGAVAALKEKTEIAGQSVAVIGAGGAARAIAFGVQAEGGNVTIVNRSADKGERLAKDLNADFRPLSEFSGEDVRILINTTPLGMTPNVDATPVPADKLEPGMVVMDIVYNPLETRLLREAGARGCTTVDGVAMFVYQGAFQSELWTGQKAPVDVMKQMVLDALKK, translated from the coding sequence ATGAATATCAACACCCGGACATCCCTGTACGGCGTATTCGGCAACCCTGTTTCCCACAGCCTCAGCCCGGCCATGCACAACGCGGCATTCCGGCAGGTGGGACATGACGGCGTTTATCTTGCATTTGAGATCAGAGAAATTGAGGCCGGGATTACCGCCGTCCGGGCGCTGAATATCCGTGGCGTCAGTGTGACCATCCCGCATAAGATTTCAATTATGCCGCTTCTGGATCACCTGGATCCGATGGCCCGGAAAATCGGTGCGGTCAATACGGTGGTCAATCAGGACGGCGTGCTGACCGGGTATAACTCGGACGGCCTCGGGGCCGTGGCCGCACTGAAAGAGAAAACGGAGATTGCGGGGCAATCGGTTGCCGTTATCGGCGCAGGCGGTGCGGCCCGGGCCATCGCCTTCGGCGTGCAGGCCGAAGGGGGCAATGTCACCATCGTCAACCGGAGCGCGGATAAGGGCGAGCGGCTGGCAAAAGACCTGAATGCGGACTTCCGCCCCCTGTCGGAGTTCAGCGGCGAAGATGTCCGTATCCTCATCAACACCACGCCGCTGGGCATGACGCCGAATGTGGATGCCACGCCAGTGCCTGCGGACAAGCTCGAACCGGGCATGGTGGTGATGGACATCGTTTATAATCCCCTGGAAACACGCCTGCTGAGAGAGGCCGGCGCGCGGGGCTGCACCACGGTGGACGGGGTCGCCATGTTTGTATATCAGGGCGCGTTTCAGTCTGAACTGTGGACCGGGCAAAAAGCGCCGGTGGATGTTATGAAACAGATGGTGCTGGATGCGTTGAAAAAGTAA
- a CDS encoding transporter substrate-binding domain-containing protein, protein MKKKNMGKILVVLAALMIGFSAIATGADIELAKKSTIEGILKRGELRVGFESGYIPFEMTDKKGKFVGFDMDLAKEIAKAMGVKLKLINTAFDGVIPALNTGKFDMIISGMTITQERNLKVNFSDPYITVGQTILVAKKHEGIVTSYKNLNDPKYTVACRLGTTGEKAVRRYISKATIRSFETEAEGILEVINGNADAFVYDLPLCVVYMAQQGAEKLVFLDKPFTFEPLGIAINKGDPDFLNWLNNFMKQIKNDGRYDRMYNKWIKSTDWLKNVQQ, encoded by the coding sequence ATGAAAAAAAAGAATATGGGTAAAATTCTGGTTGTGCTGGCGGCCCTGATGATAGGGTTTTCGGCCATTGCAACGGGCGCGGATATTGAACTGGCAAAGAAATCGACCATAGAAGGCATTCTGAAACGGGGGGAACTCCGCGTGGGATTCGAATCCGGGTACATCCCCTTTGAGATGACCGACAAAAAGGGGAAATTTGTCGGGTTTGACATGGATCTGGCCAAAGAGATTGCCAAGGCAATGGGCGTGAAGCTGAAACTGATCAACACGGCTTTTGACGGCGTTATTCCGGCCCTGAACACCGGGAAATTCGACATGATCATCAGCGGGATGACCATTACGCAGGAGCGGAACCTGAAGGTCAATTTTTCCGATCCGTATATCACGGTGGGCCAGACGATTCTGGTGGCAAAAAAACACGAAGGCATTGTCACCTCGTACAAAAACCTGAACGATCCCAAATACACAGTGGCGTGCCGCCTGGGTACGACCGGCGAAAAAGCGGTCAGACGCTACATCTCAAAAGCAACCATCCGCTCTTTTGAAACCGAAGCCGAGGGCATCCTCGAAGTGATTAACGGAAATGCGGATGCCTTTGTTTACGACCTGCCGCTGTGTGTGGTGTACATGGCCCAGCAGGGTGCGGAAAAGCTTGTTTTCCTGGACAAGCCGTTTACCTTTGAGCCGCTGGGCATTGCCATTAACAAGGGAGACCCGGACTTCCTGAACTGGCTCAATAATTTTATGAAACAGATTAAGAACGATGGCCGGTACGACCGGATGTATAATAAGTGGATCAAAAGCACGGACTGGCTGAAGAACGTGCAGCAGTAA
- a CDS encoding dimethylarginine dimethylaminohydrolase family protein, which yields MFSKAITRTPAPTFASGITTALSTAPPDYGQMLKQHDAYLEALKRLGLDVIVLDPEPAYPDAHFVEDTAVVTPHVAVITHPGADARKGETATIEPVLARFRELRHIQAPGTLDGGDVLMVGNHFFVGISDRTNREGAEQFARILEEFGCTCSAIPLEAGLHLKSSLNYVGKNTMLVTRHFADHEAIREYEKIVISDKEAYAANTLLINDVLLTPVGYPETRKALNNLGMEIIELDTGESRKMDGGLTCLSLRF from the coding sequence ATGTTTTCAAAAGCAATTACCCGAACACCCGCACCGACATTTGCCAGCGGCATTACCACGGCACTCAGCACAGCGCCGCCCGACTACGGACAGATGCTGAAGCAGCACGACGCCTATCTGGAAGCCCTGAAACGGCTGGGCCTTGATGTGATTGTCCTCGACCCGGAACCGGCATATCCCGACGCCCATTTTGTGGAGGACACGGCGGTTGTCACGCCCCATGTGGCGGTGATCACCCATCCGGGAGCCGATGCACGCAAAGGGGAAACCGCGACCATTGAGCCGGTTCTGGCCCGTTTCCGGGAACTCCGCCACATTCAGGCTCCCGGCACGCTGGACGGCGGTGATGTGCTGATGGTGGGGAACCATTTTTTTGTGGGGATTTCGGACAGGACCAACCGGGAAGGGGCAGAACAGTTTGCCCGGATTCTTGAAGAATTCGGATGCACATGTTCGGCCATCCCCCTCGAAGCCGGGCTGCACCTGAAGAGCAGCCTGAATTATGTGGGCAAAAACACCATGCTGGTCACCCGCCATTTTGCCGACCATGAAGCGATCAGAGAGTATGAGAAGATCGTGATCAGCGATAAGGAAGCCTATGCGGCCAACACCCTGCTGATCAATGATGTGCTGCTGACACCTGTCGGATACCCGGAAACCCGGAAAGCGCTCAACAATCTGGGCATGGAAATCATCGAACTGGATACGGGCGAATCAAGGAAAATGGACGGCGGACTGACCTGCCTCTCCCTCAGATTTTAG
- the pheA gene encoding prephenate dehydratase yields the protein MENTENMTPDTDQNCDTDARIAELRNGIDEIDNNLLELINKRLTLVKDVGKLKAREGRQVLDSTRESQIFERLLGLNEGPLNEKVLRHLFTQIMAASRQLQTPHRVTFLGPEATFTHIAAMSHFGHSVEYIPQHSIRDVFNEVEKGTCHYGVVPVENSIEGAINHTLDLFFESELKICAEKYQHISHDLLAASGTLQDIRKVYSHPQAFAQCRRWLQKYLPDATLRECRSTAHAARKAAKKQGSAAIASSEAAHMYQLNVVASRIEDVARNTTRFLIIGKDEIHRTGQDKTSLMFVTSHIPGALYKTLKPLSESDINMVKLESRPTKHQNWSYFFFVDIEGHIEDEKIRETLSRMESLCLYLKCLGSYPRATEYRQ from the coding sequence ATGGAAAACACCGAAAACATGACCCCTGATACCGACCAGAACTGCGATACTGACGCTCGTATCGCCGAACTCCGAAACGGCATTGATGAGATCGACAACAACCTTCTGGAACTCATCAACAAACGGCTGACGCTGGTAAAAGATGTCGGAAAGCTGAAAGCCAGAGAGGGCCGCCAGGTCCTGGACAGCACCCGTGAGAGCCAGATCTTTGAGCGCCTGCTGGGACTGAACGAAGGACCGCTTAACGAAAAGGTTCTCCGCCATCTTTTCACCCAGATCATGGCCGCTTCCCGTCAGCTCCAGACGCCCCACCGGGTGACATTTCTCGGCCCGGAAGCGACCTTCACCCACATCGCCGCCATGAGCCACTTCGGCCATTCCGTGGAATATATCCCTCAGCACAGCATCCGGGACGTGTTCAACGAGGTGGAAAAAGGCACCTGCCACTACGGCGTGGTCCCGGTGGAAAATTCCATTGAAGGGGCCATCAACCACACCCTCGACCTGTTTTTCGAGTCGGAGCTGAAAATCTGCGCTGAAAAATATCAGCATATATCCCACGACCTGCTGGCAGCATCCGGTACGCTTCAGGACATTCGCAAGGTCTACTCGCACCCCCAGGCCTTTGCCCAGTGCCGGCGATGGCTCCAGAAATACCTGCCCGACGCCACCCTCAGAGAATGCCGAAGCACAGCCCACGCGGCCCGGAAAGCCGCCAAAAAGCAGGGCAGTGCGGCCATTGCCAGCAGCGAAGCGGCCCACATGTATCAGTTGAACGTGGTGGCGTCCCGCATCGAGGATGTCGCCCGGAACACCACGCGGTTTCTGATTATCGGCAAGGATGAAATCCACCGGACCGGCCAGGACAAGACCTCGCTCATGTTCGTCACCTCCCACATTCCGGGCGCGCTGTACAAAACCCTCAAGCCCCTTTCGGAGTCCGACATCAACATGGTCAAGCTGGAATCCCGGCCCACCAAACATCAGAACTGGAGCTATTTCTTCTTTGTGGACATCGAAGGCCATATTGAAGACGAAAAGATCCGGGAGACATTATCCCGGATGGAAAGCCTCTGCCTCTACCTGAAATGCCTGGGATCATATCCAAGGGCGACGGAGTACAGACAGTAA
- a CDS encoding DNA-processing protein DprA, whose translation MSDFLTNDTKAIILLCGVLGKNPSVKPLTQGEYSTLVQWLIRKNMRPEDLFERENTDAAAVGSGIDQKRFKALLGRGVQLGFAVEEWQRNGIWIISRSDKDYPTRYKKHLKDKAPPLLFGVGNRSLLKGGGIAIVGSRNLDADGQTFTRQTAELCAYNRMPVVSGGARGVDQIAMTAALEAGGITIGVLAENLLKKSLERNARNAIAGGNMILVSPYHPNARFTVGTAMGRNKLIYALADYGLVVNAEHKKGGTWAGATEELKRENALAVFIRSGANVPPGNKKLLDLGGLEWPEIKIRENLSRQLSDLAAKRMEEKKQKNMSLFDFQKQHTAQADDSKRNEKKKTLPDEPETEDSPVIKPGDAIYEVVLPVIINHLGSPIAVDELSKILDVSKAQLGRWLKKAVDERKIRKLSRPARYERIKSPHAAT comes from the coding sequence ATGAGTGATTTTTTGACAAATGATACAAAGGCAATAATTCTGCTGTGCGGAGTGTTGGGTAAAAATCCTTCAGTAAAACCCCTGACTCAGGGGGAATACAGCACATTGGTCCAATGGCTGATCCGTAAAAATATGCGCCCTGAAGATTTGTTTGAACGTGAAAATACAGATGCTGCGGCAGTGGGTTCCGGGATTGATCAGAAGCGTTTCAAGGCCCTGCTTGGCAGAGGCGTCCAGCTTGGATTTGCGGTGGAGGAATGGCAAAGAAATGGGATTTGGATCATAAGCCGGAGCGACAAAGATTACCCGACACGGTATAAAAAACATCTCAAAGACAAAGCGCCTCCGCTTCTTTTCGGTGTCGGCAACCGCTCCCTTCTGAAAGGCGGTGGTATTGCCATTGTCGGTTCTCGGAATTTGGATGCCGATGGACAAACATTTACCCGTCAGACAGCAGAGTTATGTGCGTATAACAGAATGCCGGTTGTCTCCGGCGGTGCCAGAGGCGTTGACCAGATTGCCATGACTGCCGCACTTGAAGCCGGTGGCATCACCATAGGCGTTCTCGCAGAAAATCTCCTGAAAAAAAGCCTGGAGCGTAATGCCCGAAACGCCATTGCCGGGGGGAACATGATTTTAGTTTCCCCATACCATCCTAATGCCCGGTTTACGGTGGGAACGGCAATGGGGCGTAATAAGCTGATTTATGCCTTGGCGGATTACGGTTTGGTCGTCAATGCCGAACATAAAAAAGGCGGCACCTGGGCCGGCGCAACTGAAGAACTGAAACGGGAAAATGCTCTGGCTGTTTTTATACGATCAGGTGCGAATGTTCCTCCCGGTAACAAAAAGCTGTTGGATTTAGGCGGACTTGAATGGCCGGAAATCAAAATACGGGAAAATCTGAGCCGACAGCTCTCAGATCTTGCGGCCAAACGCATGGAAGAGAAAAAGCAAAAGAATATGAGTCTCTTTGATTTTCAGAAGCAGCATACCGCACAAGCTGATGATTCAAAGAGAAATGAGAAAAAAAAGACTCTTCCTGATGAGCCGGAAACAGAAGACAGTCCCGTAATAAAACCGGGAGATGCCATTTATGAGGTGGTATTGCCCGTTATCATAAATCATCTGGGATCACCAATCGCGGTCGATGAATTGTCGAAAATCCTAGACGTGTCAAAAGCACAGCTCGGCAGATGGCTTAAAAAAGCTGTTGATGAAAGGAAAATCCGAAAGCTGTCGCGGCCTGCAAGATATGAAAGAATAAAAAGCCCCCATGCCGCCACATAG
- a CDS encoding RecQ family ATP-dependent DNA helicase, translating into MRTVALNYLRTALNNPHANFRDGQWESIEGLLARKRMLVVQRTGWGKSMVYFLATKLMRRQGFGPTLLISPLLSLMRNQLEAASRIGVTAKTINSINNDKWDQIQGELIADKVDVLLISPERLANASFIHDVLSVIAEKIGLFVVDEAHCISDWGHDFRPDYRRIVRVLQAIPSNIPVLATTATANDRVIKDVMSQLGDDIDLFRGSLTRESLKLQNIYMPSPAARMAWLAQTIPNLPGSGIIYTLTQRDAERLSEWLRINGIDAKVYHAGIPSREDGTSVKEELEQQLLNNEVKVLVATVALGMGFDKPDLGFVIHFQRPASVVHYYQQVGRAGRAVDEAYGILLCGEEDDHIADFFIRNAFPPQTHITAILEALDRSDDGLSVPSLQSALNLKKSHIEKTIRFLTVESPSPITKVGSKWHVTPAAVNYKINQVYVDEITQIRRQEQSQMQEYMSHQGCLMAFLEKALDDPHPGKCGKCKNCNSERLLPEQYNDKIANRATRFLKRSYQKIKPRKQWPAHNPMPVYGFTGNIREELRASEGRALSLWRDAGWGQLVAEGKYKTRCFSGELVTACVDMILDWSPSPVPQWVTCIPSLNHPELVPDFAKRLAKALNLPFIPCIEKIRNNRQQKFMENSFQQAKNLDGVFNINPEPKAYSPCLLIDDMVDSRWTFTVAAALLRKAGCETVYPLALALNSPRMN; encoded by the coding sequence ATGAGAACAGTTGCTTTAAATTACTTGCGGACAGCCCTGAATAATCCTCATGCAAACTTTCGGGACGGCCAATGGGAAAGCATTGAAGGACTCCTCGCTCGCAAAAGAATGCTCGTCGTCCAGCGTACCGGCTGGGGGAAAAGTATGGTATATTTCCTGGCAACCAAGCTCATGCGCAGGCAAGGTTTCGGACCGACCTTGTTGATTTCCCCGCTATTGTCACTGATGCGTAATCAACTTGAAGCGGCGAGCCGGATCGGAGTTACGGCCAAAACGATAAACAGCATCAACAATGACAAATGGGATCAGATTCAGGGGGAGCTGATAGCGGATAAGGTTGATGTGTTGCTGATTTCTCCTGAACGCCTTGCAAATGCTTCTTTTATCCATGATGTTCTTTCGGTAATAGCCGAAAAAATCGGGCTTTTCGTGGTTGATGAAGCTCACTGTATCTCGGACTGGGGACATGATTTCAGGCCGGATTACAGACGCATCGTTCGTGTGCTTCAGGCTATTCCATCTAATATCCCAGTCCTTGCGACAACGGCAACAGCCAACGACAGAGTTATAAAAGATGTTATGTCGCAATTAGGCGATGACATTGATCTGTTCAGAGGTTCCCTAACCAGGGAAAGTCTTAAGCTTCAGAACATATACATGCCCAGTCCGGCAGCGAGAATGGCTTGGCTGGCGCAGACCATTCCGAATCTTCCGGGTAGCGGAATCATCTATACGCTGACCCAGAGAGATGCGGAACGTCTATCCGAATGGCTTCGGATCAATGGAATTGATGCAAAAGTTTATCACGCAGGTATTCCCAGTCGTGAGGATGGTACTTCGGTCAAAGAGGAACTGGAACAACAGCTACTGAATAATGAAGTAAAAGTTCTGGTTGCGACTGTCGCACTGGGAATGGGATTTGATAAGCCCGATTTGGGATTTGTGATCCATTTCCAAAGACCTGCGTCAGTGGTTCATTACTATCAGCAGGTTGGTCGTGCCGGGCGTGCCGTTGATGAAGCATATGGGATTCTGCTTTGCGGTGAGGAAGATGATCATATCGCAGACTTCTTTATTCGCAATGCCTTTCCCCCTCAAACGCATATTACCGCCATTCTTGAAGCTCTTGACAGGTCGGATGACGGTCTGTCCGTTCCATCTTTGCAAAGTGCTTTGAACCTGAAAAAATCTCACATCGAAAAGACGATCAGGTTTCTGACGGTAGAATCTCCATCTCCGATCACGAAAGTCGGTTCCAAATGGCATGTGACACCTGCTGCTGTAAATTACAAAATAAATCAGGTTTATGTGGACGAAATCACCCAAATTCGCAGGCAGGAACAGAGCCAGATGCAGGAATACATGAGCCATCAGGGATGCCTTATGGCCTTCCTTGAAAAGGCTCTGGATGATCCTCATCCGGGAAAGTGCGGTAAGTGTAAAAATTGTAATTCAGAACGCCTCTTGCCCGAGCAATACAATGATAAAATAGCGAACCGGGCCACACGTTTTCTTAAAAGAAGTTACCAAAAAATAAAACCACGAAAGCAATGGCCTGCGCATAATCCCATGCCTGTTTATGGCTTTACCGGAAACATCCGTGAAGAGTTGCGGGCTTCCGAAGGCCGTGCCCTGAGTTTGTGGCGTGATGCAGGCTGGGGACAACTGGTCGCCGAAGGCAAATATAAAACAAGGTGTTTTTCTGGTGAGCTTGTGACTGCATGTGTTGATATGATTTTAGACTGGAGCCCCTCTCCTGTGCCTCAATGGGTAACCTGCATCCCGTCGCTGAATCATCCGGAATTGGTCCCAGATTTTGCAAAGCGGCTGGCAAAAGCCCTTAATCTTCCATTTATCCCCTGTATTGAAAAAATAAGAAACAATCGTCAGCAAAAATTTATGGAAAACAGTTTTCAACAGGCAAAAAACTTGGACGGAGTATTTAATATCAACCCTGAACCCAAAGCGTACAGCCCATGCCTCTTAATTGATGACATGGTCGATTCAAGATGGACTTTCACCGTTGCAGCCGCCCTGTTACGGAAAGCCGGTTGTGAAACGGTTTATCCTCTGGCGTTAGCTTTGAATTCACCGAGGATGAATTAA
- a CDS encoding 3-deoxy-7-phosphoheptulonate synthase translates to MNPVNIDAPENDTYINGRRTPDPASSSINTEQVRPPMSESSFTNMLPPDSGEHTFTPLIEPAKLKQEMPISGIAEQTVLEGRDEIKNILLKTDPRLLVVVGPCSIHDEKAALAYAEKLRRLKTDVSGTLCIVMRAYFEKPRTNIGWKGLLNDPCLNGSCDMSEGLRRARQLLLDISEMGLPVATEMLDPSTPAYLSDLVSWTAIGARTTESQTHREMASGLPMPVGFKNSTDGSLSAALNAIKAASMPQSFPGVSPYGRTCIVRTAGNPWGHVVLRGGKQPNYHTEDLEVARRELKEKGLADILMIDCSHGNSRKDYRKQANVLKDVLAQRTRGNSAIIGLMLESNLHAGNQPLSGDLSELKYGVSITDACISWDETQDLLLYADRVLRTKG, encoded by the coding sequence ATGAACCCTGTTAATATTGACGCCCCTGAAAATGATACGTATATAAACGGAAGACGGACGCCGGACCCGGCGTCATCTTCCATTAACACCGAACAGGTCAGGCCTCCCATGTCGGAATCATCTTTTACCAATATGCTGCCGCCGGATTCAGGCGAACATACGTTCACCCCGCTTATCGAACCGGCCAAACTGAAACAGGAAATGCCCATCAGCGGAATCGCCGAGCAGACGGTCCTTGAGGGCCGGGACGAGATTAAAAATATTCTGCTGAAAACAGACCCGCGCCTTCTGGTGGTGGTGGGACCGTGTTCCATCCACGACGAAAAGGCGGCCCTGGCCTATGCGGAAAAGCTCCGCCGCCTCAAGACCGATGTCAGCGGAACGCTCTGCATTGTCATGCGGGCCTATTTTGAAAAACCCCGCACCAACATCGGCTGGAAGGGGCTGCTCAACGACCCGTGCCTCAACGGCTCCTGTGACATGTCCGAGGGGCTGCGCCGGGCGCGGCAGCTTCTTCTGGACATCAGCGAAATGGGGCTGCCGGTTGCCACGGAGATGCTGGACCCTTCAACCCCGGCCTATCTGAGCGATCTGGTTTCCTGGACCGCCATCGGCGCGCGCACGACCGAATCCCAGACCCACCGCGAAATGGCCAGTGGCCTCCCCATGCCGGTCGGCTTCAAAAACAGCACCGACGGCAGCCTCTCCGCAGCCCTGAACGCCATTAAGGCCGCATCCATGCCCCAGAGCTTTCCGGGCGTCTCCCCCTATGGCCGCACCTGCATTGTGCGGACCGCCGGCAACCCCTGGGGCCATGTGGTTCTCCGGGGCGGGAAACAGCCCAACTATCACACGGAAGATCTGGAAGTCGCCCGCCGGGAACTGAAGGAAAAAGGGCTGGCGGACATCCTGATGATCGACTGCTCCCACGGGAATTCAAGGAAAGACTACCGCAAACAGGCGAATGTGCTGAAGGACGTTCTGGCGCAGCGGACGCGGGGCAACAGCGCCATTATCGGCCTGATGCTGGAGAGCAATCTCCACGCAGGAAATCAGCCCCTGTCCGGCGACCTGTCCGAACTGAAATACGGCGTCTCCATCACCGATGCGTGCATTTCATGGGATGAGACCCAGGATCTGCTGCTCTATGCGGACAGGGTGCTGCGGACAAAGGGGTAA
- a CDS encoding 3-dehydroquinate synthase, producing the protein MVGTFNQPEFVICDMNLLRTLPEQEILCGFGEIVKHAAIADAGMFSYLEENYEKALALDPDVIERLVSDSVVIKSAVVNRDEKETGERRKLNFGHTFGHAIEKTGHILHGQAISIGMVVAAALSVRRGYLPAGEAARIKALLNHLKLPTRLRLDRQKALDAIRRDKKREGDHINFVLLRGIGDALIEEISIQELEAVINEPC; encoded by the coding sequence ATGGTCGGCACCTTTAACCAGCCCGAATTTGTGATCTGTGACATGAATCTCCTCCGCACCCTGCCGGAACAGGAAATTTTGTGCGGCTTCGGTGAAATTGTCAAACACGCGGCCATTGCGGACGCCGGGATGTTTTCATATCTTGAAGAGAATTATGAAAAGGCGCTGGCCCTCGACCCGGATGTGATCGAACGGCTGGTCTCTGATTCGGTGGTTATCAAGTCGGCGGTGGTGAACCGGGATGAGAAGGAAACAGGCGAGCGCAGAAAACTCAATTTCGGGCACACCTTCGGCCATGCCATTGAAAAGACCGGTCATATTCTCCACGGCCAGGCGATCAGCATCGGGATGGTGGTGGCGGCAGCGCTCTCCGTGCGGCGGGGGTATCTCCCGGCCGGAGAGGCCGCGAGAATCAAGGCATTGCTGAACCATCTGAAACTGCCCACCCGGCTCCGGCTGGACCGGCAAAAGGCGCTGGACGCCATAAGGCGGGATAAAAAACGGGAGGGAGACCACATCAATTTTGTGCTACTGCGCGGAATCGGCGACGCGCTGATTGAAGAAATATCCATTCAGGAACTGGAGGCCGTGATCAATGAACCCTGTTAA